The following is a genomic window from Calypte anna isolate BGI_N300 chromosome 7, bCalAnn1_v1.p, whole genome shotgun sequence.
gtttttccctttgaaaagaAGCTGACTTTACTGTGTAAGAGTATGATGAGAATGATTTCACATTCCTACAGCTCTGTGAGGATGGAAAGCATAATACAACCATTGTATACATTTGAAATAACTTTATAGATGGcgtttttattttcagaattggAGGGAGAAATTTGTATTTGAATACTTCACATAATTATGCATTAACCTATTTATGTATTATTCTGAATTACTTAAGGCATCAAGCTATGAAGTGACACAGAAACATACCATGCACTACATTCCTAGAAGTCTTTCTTGTCAGTCTACGAGGGCAGTGTTTTCTAAGTCTTTATGTTCATCTAAGGAGGGAGATTAATTTCAAAGTTGTAACTGAAGGTTCCCCAGTCTTGCTTCAGATACTGGGCCTGTGGTGGCAGCAAGGTAactggtggtttgtttttttttaaatcctctctCATTTAAGAAATCAGGCTTTTCTATGTCCCTCTGAAAAGCTATGCTGGGTGGCACTTACCTATTTCATAGCTGGTAAGCACAAGAAGCATCAACTGCCTTCACTAATGAGTGTGTATTACTGGAACAAGCAACCTTAGAAACGTTATAAACTGGGAATCTGTAGGAAGGTTCTTCTGATGATTTCCCTTGGTGTGAAGACAGTATCTCTTCCTATGACCCACCTTCAATCCCATAGTCATGTCCCATATCTGTATCCCTGCTTTGACTGTCACAATCCCACTgttgggctttttctttctgtcacttttttttttttccccccctggtTAAGGTGGAGTTGTTGAAGACTTTGTATTGAGTACTTGTACTTCATAAGAAAGATCATGGACTTTTTTACTCTATAGTTCAGTGGTCCTTGAAGAATGGGTTATTTCAAAAGTAATtcttgaaacactgaaaaatgttgCCATTAGAAAGTACTTAATATTTTCTGTACCAAAATGTTCTAAAATTACAACACAAGTTCATTAAGTAGCAGGTGTATTTTTACAATGTTGGATTAATCCATTCAGCCCAATCAATAGTAATGTGGCAACCACATGATCATCCATTATTTATGTGGAGTGAACAATGATCTTTCTGCCTAAACTTTGTGCTGTTCCCAGTTCTAACACAGCATAGACACAGTTTGTCACTAAGTAAGTAACTAAAAATAATTACCATGAGACCCTCATTTTAGAGAATATACTTTCTGTAGTTGAAAGGAGACAAATTTTAATTACCTTTTCATTCCATACTAAATAATTATAGTGTAAGAAAAGAGTGACTATGTGCATCTGTACTCATAAAATATAAGGTTCCCATTCAGTCTTCCCCCAACAGATGCATTCCATAAAAAATATATGGGCTATTTTACCTAATGTTCCCCAAAAAGAGAGGACAAGCAGGGTGCACACACCAGatccttttctgctgcttaCCGGAGTCTTGGcttgtttctggtttgttgAGATCCATTTCTAGCTCTTAGAGTGGTGGAGAAAATTCACCCATGTATGCCAGAGGCAGGGAAACATTTCCAGAGAGTTTGAAAGGATTGTTTTGAAGTGAAAGATGTCCCAGGCATTCCAAGTGGAGCCAAGAATAATACTTCCAATACTGATATAGTTAAGACTCTGACTCCTTTAAAACTATGGAAGGTAGGGAGGAAATACATCCCAAGATGTTCAACAGTGTTCcctgaggcaggaggaggagtcACAAAGGGCCAGCCAAGGAGGGAGCAGAAGATGAATACATTAAGATCTTTAAAACTTTAACAACAGGCAGTAAAACTGTAGTGAGACATAAAAATTTGTTCTACTTTTCTTAAAGGGCAGCTCAGCTTTCAGAAGTTTGGGAAATTCTCTATTAATCTTTGTGAAATCCATACCTAGACTGGGAAATGTTGAGGCAAGCCTTTAAATCCTAAATATGCCTTTGCATGTGCTGATCTTGTCaagggttttgtgtttttctttgtgcacagaaaaatgcaggAGATGCTGTAGCAGTTCCtaatctttcttttcatctACTGATGTTCAAATTAAACTCTGTAAAAACTTAGATTAGCAACAaatagttttaataaaaaagcctCCTAAggcaaataaacaaaccaaatacACTAGcatgttaaaaatacaaattggaGGCTCCTCTTACTAACCAAGTCATGTCACCTACCATAAAATGTCAATATGCTGACATAATAATATTAATGGCACATAACTGCTGGCAATGTATCCACTCATGCTTGGAGCTATAAAACATAGGTTAATTACCTTCTGGTGAAACTTCTTGGTGCTGTGAATAGGAAGATTTCCCTTAATAAGCCTTTAAACCACAATTGCATTCTGGATGAGGGATGGCATGAAGACACTGCCTTTTGGAGCAGGCTTATTTAAAGCCTgttccagtttaaagccttcCGCATTCTCATTTAGAACTTGACTGATTGTTAATGCAGCACTTGAAAATGGTTCTGTTTCTGATTCTTTTCCACAATTGCTTAAGATCAGTAGCCTTTTTTTTAAGGCAGCCCCCCCAGGTGGGGGCAGGCAGGTGGACAGAAACCATCCAGACTCCCAGGGTCATTCATGGCTGTGCTGGAAGAGCTGAGGGACTGGGGTGATCATAGGAGGGGCTAGGAGGGTATCTGGCAGGGGACTCCCAATATCTTGGGAGGGATTTGAGGTGTCATGAGACGACCTGGCTGGGAAGATGATGAGAAGCTGTGGCAGTGTGAGCTGTCTTTGGGTGCTCGGTGCCCAGAGGCACAGTGGAGACCATGGAGGAGACCACTGGCACCCAAGAGGCTCTTATTCCCAAGTATGTTTTTTTCGCTGCTACCTGTGTTTTGAACCAGGATCCAAAGAGTCCTGCATGGCAGGATGGTCACTCTGGGGGTACCTGAATTTGAAAAATCCTGACTTTGAAGATCCCTGTCTGTGACAGATAGTGATAATGTCTCATGTTCTATGTCTTCCATCTTTAATTCACCATTTACCATCCAACCCAGCGCTACCTGAGCCCCTCTGGCCCTGTGGCTGCAGGGTGCTTTCTGCAGTGGTCTCCCTATCTCCCCATAGCAGGCAGCGGGGCTGGGGAAACCGGAGCCCCTCCGCCTCAGCCCCGTGACTGGAGGtccccaggctccagctctTACCTCAGCCAGCCCGCCGTGCTCCCCTCGGGAACAGGGCCCTCTTCGGCCCCGGCCGGGAAGGAGCTGCCGCCGCCTCCCCAGCGTTTCCCAGGCACCATTCCGGCCCCTGCAGACCCCCGGTAGGCACCGTCCGGCACCGTCCGGCCCTTTCGTCTGTGGGCCCGAGCGGGGTTGCGGTGGGGAGCTCCGACCCCCGCGCTGGCTCCGCCGGCAgccgcccccccccccggcGCTGGGCGCTGCTCCGGCCCCCGCGCTTGCTCCTCATTTCTGCTGTCTCTTGGTTTTACACTGGGATGCAGCGGCAGCCCATTTCTCATGGAAACAGTGCTTCGTGTAACTGAATTGACATTTGGCCTTGATACCTGTATCTCCTGATAACTGAAAcaaatttctaaaataaatattgtacTTTGATCTTCCAGCCCTGCATTTTTAATGACAGCTCTGAACATCACTTCATTAAGAATACGTTTCAGGAGACTGAAATGCTCCAAGTTTGAACACTAATTATTTGTACAGAAAATTATGACTGCAACGGTTCATTATCCAGTCCATTGGTTTCCTccagaaatgagaaattattcTCGATTTTTAAGTAATGTGCTTTGTTGGATGCAGATTTATGGCATTTGTAGTGTGGCGGCTGTATAGAAACTTAACGCAACTTTTCACTAACTCTTTTGTAACATCACGAATAATTTTGGATCATCGAGATATCTGGAGACACAGTGTATCTTAAAAGTTGGGAGAAGCCTCTGGATGTTGAGTGACTCCTGAGCTATCGACGGACTTTAATTTCGTTTATAAGTACTGATCAGATCATTCTCTTGGCAACTATCAGATAAAACGAATTAAGACAAATCGAGCTAGGAGTCAAACCGGGCACTCCGCAGGAGTACGGGGTTGGCGCAAGTTTGGGGATGTAGAAGTTTAGGGACGACGCAAGCGGTGTCGTTCCACTTTTCTGACGGGTTATTTCTCCTCTAGGGATCAGAGGTGCGGGCCGGGGGCCAGCTCTcgccccccttcctccccctcttctgCTCCGGCCACAGGGGAAGGCGGGCGCGCTCCAGCCCTGATGTGGCTCCAGTGCCGCGGCTGGAGCCCGGGGCACCCGGCGGCTGCAGGAGGGTGTGTGCGGGGCTGTGCGCGCCCTCCCGGCTGTACTGCCGGTCGGGGTTGGCTGTGTCTCTCCCTCCATGTCCCGCATGGAGGCAGCGCAGCCGTCGGGCCGTGCATGGGCAGTGCTAGCGGTGTTTGTatggggaggaaggaggtgcTGAGCCCCGCAGGCAGCGGGGATCCCACAGCCTCATGCCCTACCAAGAGCTGCTGCAAGTCGCGGGCCCCTGTGGCAGCGGCGAGCCCTGCCTCGGTGCATCAGTGTGCGATGAAAGCTGGGTGAGGGGCCCTTATCTCCCTGTTACCGACCTGGTGAGGGGGTTACCTGGCACAGGGGAAGAGCTGGAAGTGGCTGCTGCGTAGGGGATCAGTGTTACAAGAGGTCGAGCTTTTACTTCTCCCCAGGACTCAATGCGGACCCGTGGGAGAGGACTTGGCACTTTAATCCCTTCAAAGAAACCGATCTAATTCAAGCCCTACAACTCTTGGAAGTCTTTGAGCGGACAGTGATTGTTTCTACAGGAAAGCCAGATAAAGATCTCTGTGTGCTGGCGTTTAAAGAGACTTCAGTGGCGGTGTGAATACAATTGAACCCAGCGACTGCGGCGAGGTTCGAGTTACCTGGGCAAACAGCTCCGGAGGACCAGAGCCTACCGGTATCTTCCCGAAGCGGcatccccacccccaaaaaacgGAGCTGAACGTCCTCGTTTGGTACCTGGCCAAATAGGCCGGCTTACACGTTTGCGATGGCCTCGCAGCAGATGGTCAAGCGgcgaggagaggagaggatgcCGCTTCCAGAACCCCCGGAGGAGCTCAGTGCTGAGCGGACCCGCAGAGGGGCGCGGAGTCCTGCCAGCCCTGCGAATCGCTCCGcgcagcagcagaggtggccTTAAGCTGCGTCCCAGATGTGCCTGGTGGTGATTACCGGGGAACTGTCCTCGCACAtggtggaaagaaaagcaggtcAGACTCCTCACGCACACACACAAGTACATGTATGTATAAACACAGGCCCGAAGGTGCGGGGTAAGGGAGCAGAGCACTCGAGGCCGAGTTTGTCTTTGTGGTGGGAAGCGGGCAGAGACCCGGCGACAACGTCCCCGGTCCCGAGaggcccagggcaggcaggctCAGTAAGGCAGGCTCATCCCGCCTCCAGAAACACTACTGTCTTCGTTTAAAGAAATTACGTCTTTTACACCCGACTCCCGCTACGGAAGAGGAAACTTTCCCGTTCGGTTTCTCGACTTGGTTTGTCGGTGTGTCTCTCTGCGGGAGCGCTGGCTGTCGGTGGCACCCCCTGTCCTCCCCTGGGCGCGGTGGGGGCTCCGGGGAACACATAGGGTTAGCGCCGCCTGAGCGCAGTGAAACCAAACCCAGCTACAGGAGGGGAAAACGTGCGGTTGTCTGCGGAGTCATACCGAGGGCATATCCCTCAGCCTCGGGGGAAGGGCGGGCGGAGCGAGGGAGCGGGGAGGAACCACCGACAATTACTCCAGGGAAGTTTTACGACTGGGATCGACCAGCCCCGATCAGGTGAACTCGCTGTGCTTCTAATGTTACTTCAAGTCATTAAACACTATCAGCGGAATCCGGAGGCAGATTTCTTGGGTGATAACAAAGACATGTTGTCACTTTAGGGCTATGCCGCAAATCCTTAattgcaataataataataataataataatttttaaaataatttaaaaatagaggaGGAGGGGATCCAGTGTCTTGCACATCCAATGCGAGGGTCTCCAGGCGGTAAGGGGTCCTTTGATCAAGAAAATCCAATTATTTGTGTATATACATTTCCCACATTGTGATTACTTCATTAATTGTCCCGCCTTTatctcctcccttcccatcccccCTAATAATCAGTTCTTTTATCCAGACCAACAAACACACCATAGGAGCTTTGTGGATTCAAAGGATTTGCTTTCGCTTCTGAAAGAGCCGCTATTCTTTGATGATTGGGTAGCGGCAAACTTCAAAGCCATAAATCTTCCCTCTGACTGGCTGGCGGCCCAGCAAAGTCCTTATCAAATTCTTGGAGGTGATCCTGGTGCAGTCAGACAGTCCGCGGAGATCGCGCAGCGCGGGGGGGGTGGAACAGGCACAGAGGCGAAGAGatcagagggaaggagagagacagagggagagagaaggaaactggGCAGCTCCTCGTCTTCCCTTTGGCGTCCCCATGCCTCGGCTGTGCCCCGGCGCCTTCCCCTCGCCCCGGGAGCAGTAGCCATGGCCGCGGTGGCTGTCCTCCGGAACGACTCGCTCCAGGCTTTCCTCCAGGTCAGTACCCGAGCCCGGAGGCCACGGCCGTGTCGCGCCCCACGGCTATGACCCGTCTCGCCTGGGGACCTCCGGCACCTCCCGGTGCTTCACCCCCGCGGCGACCCGGGAGAAGCGAGTAGGGACCTCCACGGGGGTAAGGAGGCTGGGCTCGGGATCCTCAGGCCGGTGACTTCCCCCTCCCGCCGGGAGACCGGCGGTAACTCCAGGCAGCATCgcggggcgggaggggggggcgCCGAGAGGGGGCCGCCCCCTGCCCGCAGAGGCGGAGGGGCGGTACAGGACCGGTGTCcgggcgggccgggccgggcgctGTTTTCGGAAAGTTTGCCGGCAGTGTAGGGAGCGGCGGGAGCTCCGGGCAGCGCCCGGGCAAGCGGCGCGGGCGGCGGAGCAGAAAGTTTCCCGCGTGCGGCGGGGCCGGTCCCGCGGGTCGGCGGCGGCGGGTGGCGAGTAACAcgctctccttcctccctccttccctcccgcTCCCGCAGGACCGCACCCCCAGCGCCTCCCCAGATTTGGCCAAGCACTCGCCGCTGGCCCTTCTGGCCGCCACCTGTAGCCGAATCGGACAGCCGGGCGCAGCGCCCTCGGATTTCCTGCAAGTCTCCTACGACCCGACGCTGGGATCCCCCTCCAGGATCTTCCACCCGTGGAGCGGCGAGATGCCGGCGCACTCCCCGGGGGGGCTGCCGCCGCCGcaccccagcctggggctgaCCCCTCAGAAAAACCACCTGCAGCCCTCTTTCGGTGGGGCGCACGAACTGCCCCTCACTCCCCCGGCGGACCCCTCCTACCCCTACGAGTTTTCCCCCGTCAAGATGCTCCCCTCCTCCATGGCCGCCCTGCCGTCCAGCTGCCCCCCCGCCTACGTCCCCTACGCCGCCCAGGCCGCCCTGCCGCCCGGATACTCCAACCTGCTGCCTCCGGCGCAGCCTTGCCGGCAGCTCTCGCCCAATCCGCCGCCCGAGGACATCCCCTGGTGGAGCATCCAGCAGGCCGGCGCCCCAGGCGGCTGCGGCCACCGCTTCCCCGCGGCCGCGGCGCTCCCGCGAAGCCTGGTGCTGGGCCACTCGGACTTCGCCCAGTACCAGACGCAGATCGCCGCCCTGCTGCAGACCAAGTCTCCCCTGGCGGCCACGGCCAGGAGGtgccgccgctgccgctgccccAACTGCCAGTCGGCCGCGGGCAGCGCCCCGGAGGCGGAGCCGGGCAAGAAGAAGCAGCACATCTGCCACATCCCCGGCTGCGGCAAGGTGTACGGCAAGACCTCGCACCTGAAGGCGCACCTGCGCTGGCACACGGGCGAGCGGCCCTTCGTCTGCAACTGGCTCTTCTGCGGGAAGAGCTTCACCCGCTCCGACGAGCTGCAGCGGCACCTGCGGACTCACACAGGCGAGAAGCGCTTCGTATGCCCCGAGTGCGGGAAGCGCTTCATGCGCAGCGACCACCTGGCCAAGCACGTCAAGACCCACCAGAACAAGAAGCTGAAGGCGGCGGCGGACGGCGTCAAGCGGGAGGACGGACGCGACCTGTGACGGCCGGGCTGCGGGGCGGGACTGGTCCGGGCCCGGCGGCTGCCGCCGCACCTGCGGGCCGAGCTAAACCACCCAAGCTGCGCCGCGCCGCGGACCCCGACTGAGGGCGCTCCGCAGCCGGGGGCAGGGCGGCCCTGGGGTAAGAGGGTGGCCGGCTCTCGAACTCGCTTCGGGCCCGGCGAACCGGAGGCTCGGCTGGGGTCAGCACCGGGAGAAGCCGCAGACCTTTAGGTCCGGGCGCTTGTAAGGTCCTGAGGCCGCCGCCGAGCGCCCTCGTCCTGGGACAGACACATTCCACGCCCCCCCCCCGGCCCTGGACCCAGCCGAGGGGTAGCCGCGGCGGTTGGGGCGGGAGCGGGGCTGCCCCGGCAGCCGCCTTGGGGGTCGGGGCTTGTGGGCGCCCAGGGGTGGCGGCAGGGGCGGTCTGGCCGTGCCGAGGCTCGGTCCTCGGTGCTTTCAGGGGAAAAGACTGAAGTTTGTGTACAGGTTATTTAATAGTTCTGTTTGAATACAAGTGTTTGCCTCCTCGTCCTCGGCCCCCTGCGGGGCTCCAGCATGAGATGTTTCTGTAAAGCGACCCGCGACTGCAGCGTGAAATAAACACGTTAACACTGGGGTCACGCAGGGACGGTCCCGCCGCATCGGTTTCATTCGGTTGCCCCCCGCGCTCCCCCCGCCCGGAGCTCCGGGCCCTTCCCGCCATTTCCCGCTGAGGGGCGGCGGGACGGGTCCAGCTTCATCGCCGCCGTCAAGCGGGGCTCAGCACGGTGACCTGAGAGCTGCTCATGGTAAACTCCTTTACAATCCCTAGCTTCTTAGGGCTAATGTTGGCCcgttggtttgtttttctctaaattactgtgattattttgtttcctaCACAAAAAGCCACGAGAGAGGGAGGTTCAGGCCACAGGGCTTGCGCCTAACAGCCGTTCCCAGCCTGAAGTTGTCCAAGGCACAGCACAGCCAGGCCTTGCTTTCTGGatgttatttttctggaaagttGCAGAATTTAAGGGTGAGACACTTGTTATCCTCCCAGTGTGATGAAATGTCAGTCACTCTCCTGCAAGGTGAAAATGTTTGGCACAAAACTTTAAAAGTAGTTGGTAGGCAGTGACAGCTTTTAGGGTTTCTTACTTCTTCCTGGGGATCATGTAGGTACGAGTTTAGGCATACGACATTTGGGGAGAACTTCTTTTAAGATAATCTTTTTTACTGTAGCAagttctttctgtcttttttttttttttttttttttttttttaaaccgAAATTTTTATAGAGCAAACACATGAGGAACCTGATTAGCAATTTGCTAAATTTTGTATTTCAACATAGAGAATATGTAATTTGCTCCTCACATTTTTGCCAAGTCAGCTTTAGTTTCTGGTTACCTAATGAGacagtaaaatgaaaagttCCATTGAAACTTCACTAGTCTGGAGTCATTCAGCCTCAGACTGGTTCCTCTGGTGGCAGTTTTGTCAAACAAGCTTCAGCATAGCTGTAATGGCAGAGATACTCTTTGCCATGGATTTCTGattcaagaaaagcagcagcttggtAAAT
Proteins encoded in this region:
- the SP5 gene encoding transcription factor Sp5, giving the protein MAAVAVLRNDSLQAFLQDRTPSASPDLAKHSPLALLAATCSRIGQPGAAPSDFLQVSYDPTLGSPSRIFHPWSGEMPAHSPGGLPPPHPSLGLTPQKNHLQPSFGGAHELPLTPPADPSYPYEFSPVKMLPSSMAALPSSCPPAYVPYAAQAALPPGYSNLLPPAQPCRQLSPNPPPEDIPWWSIQQAGAPGGCGHRFPAAAALPRSLVLGHSDFAQYQTQIAALLQTKSPLAATARRCRRCRCPNCQSAAGSAPEAEPGKKKQHICHIPGCGKVYGKTSHLKAHLRWHTGERPFVCNWLFCGKSFTRSDELQRHLRTHTGEKRFVCPECGKRFMRSDHLAKHVKTHQNKKLKAAADGVKREDGRDL